The Bdellovibrionales bacterium genome has a window encoding:
- the mrdA gene encoding penicillin-binding protein 2 — translation MKLNIHYEDAALKSLQKRAKIFYFILGFLFLLLMLRLFYLQIIQGSALYTFSEKNLLKEIRVQAPRGIVYDRNNQILAENLPNFALTVSPQYIKKLDFIAEALAPVLKEKKENILATIKKGIRANGPYNPVIVKNFLSRDEIQKIELLKIEYQGLDIEELIFRSYPHNDMLAHALGNVGEISETEYQKMSQAIERNLKKGDIIGKSGLEEKYDSTLRGQPGTSFVKVDARGREAIDESLKFLGHIEDLNPVSGVNMVTTLDFDLQKAAYEAFQKHEQTGALVAISKTGEVLALVNNPGFNPNNFSKGLSMEEWSSLVNNPTKPLRNRAIQDHYSPGSTFKPFVALAALQTKALTENTLVNAPPFIMFGGRAYHDHTKTGQGNINVIQAIEMSSNVFFYKQGLKLGVDKVALYTKALGLGAKTNIDLNREATGLIPTSQWKKEKYGEPWQEGENLSIAVGQGYVLLTPLQLASGYMSIANNGMVYKPYLVKEIFDPIKKTSQTFEPTLVRNVNDPKEPFYISEAAFTTVKKGLHAVANGKRGTAAWAKVPGFTLAGKTGTVQVRGYTSDQVYGNCLARPRKQRHHGWYVAFGPYEDPEITVAVLTEHSCSSKAAVPIVRDFYNAYALKYHPSAVAAAEEKKNVKK, via the coding sequence ATGAAGTTAAACATCCACTACGAAGATGCCGCATTAAAATCCCTTCAGAAGAGAGCTAAAATCTTCTATTTTATTTTGGGTTTTTTATTTCTGCTACTCATGTTGCGGCTGTTTTATCTGCAAATTATTCAAGGGTCAGCGCTGTATACGTTTTCAGAGAAAAACTTGCTCAAAGAAATTCGTGTTCAGGCTCCACGGGGCATTGTCTACGACCGCAACAATCAAATCCTTGCGGAAAACCTTCCGAACTTTGCCCTCACCGTGTCTCCCCAATACATCAAGAAGCTCGACTTCATCGCTGAGGCCTTAGCACCAGTGCTCAAAGAGAAAAAAGAAAATATTCTGGCAACTATTAAAAAAGGGATTCGCGCCAACGGTCCCTACAATCCAGTGATCGTCAAAAACTTTTTATCTCGTGATGAAATTCAAAAAATTGAATTGCTCAAGATTGAATACCAAGGTCTTGATATCGAAGAATTGATCTTTCGCTCCTATCCTCACAACGACATGTTGGCCCACGCCCTAGGAAACGTGGGTGAGATTTCGGAAACAGAATATCAAAAGATGTCTCAGGCCATCGAACGGAATCTTAAAAAAGGCGATATTATCGGAAAGAGCGGCCTCGAAGAAAAATACGACAGCACTTTGCGTGGGCAACCCGGAACCTCTTTTGTTAAAGTTGATGCTCGTGGACGCGAAGCCATCGATGAGAGCTTAAAATTTTTAGGTCATATTGAAGATTTAAACCCGGTGTCCGGGGTCAATATGGTGACAACACTTGATTTTGATCTTCAGAAAGCCGCTTACGAGGCCTTCCAGAAGCACGAACAGACCGGAGCCTTAGTGGCCATTAGTAAGACCGGTGAGGTTCTGGCTCTCGTCAATAATCCGGGATTTAACCCCAACAATTTTTCCAAAGGCTTATCCATGGAAGAGTGGTCGAGCTTGGTCAATAATCCCACAAAACCCCTTCGCAATCGGGCCATACAAGATCACTACTCACCAGGATCTACATTTAAACCTTTTGTGGCCCTCGCTGCTTTGCAAACCAAAGCCCTGACGGAAAACACCCTTGTAAATGCTCCCCCATTTATCATGTTTGGTGGTCGCGCCTATCACGATCATACAAAAACCGGTCAAGGAAATATTAACGTCATTCAAGCCATTGAAATGTCGAGTAACGTTTTCTTTTACAAACAAGGATTAAAACTGGGAGTGGATAAGGTCGCTCTGTACACGAAGGCCTTGGGGCTCGGAGCTAAAACCAATATCGATTTGAATCGCGAAGCCACGGGTCTTATCCCCACATCCCAGTGGAAAAAAGAAAAGTACGGTGAACCGTGGCAAGAGGGAGAAAACTTAAGTATCGCCGTCGGCCAAGGTTATGTCCTCCTCACTCCCCTGCAATTGGCATCGGGATATATGAGTATCGCCAATAACGGAATGGTTTATAAACCCTATTTGGTGAAGGAAATTTTTGATCCGATCAAAAAAACATCGCAGACATTTGAGCCCACGTTGGTGAGAAATGTCAATGATCCCAAAGAACCGTTTTATATTTCTGAAGCCGCGTTTACGACGGTGAAAAAAGGTCTTCACGCCGTGGCCAACGGAAAACGCGGAACCGCCGCTTGGGCCAAAGTTCCGGGATTTACCTTGGCGGGAAAAACAGGAACCGTTCAAGTTCGAGGATATACATCGGATCAAGTTTACGGGAATTGCTTGGCACGCCCGCGCAAGCAACGTCACCACGGCTGGTATGTCGCCTTCGGCCCTTACGAGGATCCGGAGATCACCGTGGCGGTGTTGACGGAGCATTCTTGCTCCTCTAAAGCCGCAGTTCCCATCGTCAGAGATTTTTACAATGCTTACGCCCTGAAGTATCATCCCAGTGCGGTCGCCGCCGCCGAAGAGAAGAAGAACGTTAAGAAGTAA
- the mreC gene encoding rod shape-determining protein MreC — MMFFKLGFKNVFFTAVFLIFAGAIYTLQQASRNSSLPIAPNGLSQHIQTYYSRFTHSVAQTTSQFLSLLELKKSYEKLEQENKQLMTSLQIQKQIEDENLRLKKLLNYKEQTPNYQFIVAKITAKDLFTDHYSLFVNKGAKDGVEKLSGVVSPEGVVGYIIDVQENSARLLLVNDRLSSVDAIIQRTRARGIVTGYSNKECQLKYIDRPQEIAEGDQVVTASDQTIFPAGFPVGIIHHIKINPTGVGHLALLKPIVDFKKLEEVMIIKPVKK; from the coding sequence ATGATGTTTTTCAAACTCGGTTTTAAGAATGTGTTCTTCACTGCGGTCTTCCTTATTTTTGCTGGAGCAATTTATACATTGCAGCAAGCTTCTCGCAACTCGTCGCTACCCATCGCCCCCAACGGCCTGTCGCAACACATTCAAACCTACTACTCTCGATTTACCCATTCAGTGGCTCAAACGACCAGTCAGTTCCTCTCCCTTCTCGAACTTAAAAAAAGCTACGAGAAGCTGGAGCAAGAGAACAAACAACTCATGACAAGTTTGCAGATTCAAAAACAAATTGAGGACGAAAATCTGCGCCTTAAGAAATTGCTCAACTACAAGGAGCAAACTCCAAACTACCAGTTTATCGTCGCTAAAATCACCGCTAAAGATTTATTTACGGATCACTACTCTCTTTTCGTCAATAAAGGGGCGAAAGATGGCGTCGAAAAACTCTCCGGCGTGGTTTCTCCAGAGGGCGTTGTGGGATATATCATCGATGTTCAAGAAAACTCCGCCCGACTCCTTTTGGTGAACGATCGACTTTCGAGTGTAGATGCAATTATTCAGCGCACTCGAGCCCGGGGCATCGTGACCGGGTACTCCAACAAGGAATGCCAACTCAAGTATATCGATCGCCCTCAAGAGATTGCCGAAGGGGATCAAGTGGTCACCGCTAGTGACCAGACCATATTCCCAGCTGGTTTCCCGGTGGGCATAATTCATCACATCAAAATCAACCCAACAGGTGTGGGCCACTTGGCGCTCCTTAAACCCATCGTCGACTTCAAAAAGCTTGAAGAAGTGATGATCATCAAGCCGGTAAAAAAATAA
- a CDS encoding peptidylprolyl isomerase yields MFESMYKTRKKRWINYFGFALFAFICLMFVFTGYSPDVSFLGNPSVVAQVDGESIGLNDFNRVFERQQEQQKNKKLTSEERARLQKETIDLLVQRAMVLNLAKRQSITVAPAEIADFLMQVPQFQEDGKFSLIRYKELLRGQGMAESFFEQNIADDLIVQKMNTFYQQATHEDDWLEAHDEAIGKTTLNLSYARWPSAKFVQNAEVSDAEVAEYAKKHEAELKKEYEKLKATVYNEAEQVKAQHILIKTSPQMPEDKALAKIKQVAAEIQGENFGDLAKKYSDDPGSKANGGDLGFFTRGRMVKEFEETAFTLAPGKVSEPVKTSYGYHIIKVNDKKPARQVPFDEAKIKMAMQKAKDEKLANGVNTFRDEVAKASDAEVMELVTKRGGTWEDTGAFTLNDMAIPKIGGSLLESDSLLAAASKLSEKHPVSKDVVEKDGFVYVFRYKPVDGSKSNSAAPQMAGADFFKKLMARQEAMEMYNSWMAQLREESSVQINDKLLGLN; encoded by the coding sequence GTGTTCGAATCCATGTATAAGACGAGAAAAAAACGCTGGATCAACTATTTTGGTTTCGCGCTGTTTGCATTCATTTGTTTGATGTTTGTCTTCACCGGGTATTCCCCCGATGTAAGCTTTTTGGGCAACCCTAGCGTGGTGGCGCAGGTGGATGGAGAATCAATTGGTCTCAACGACTTCAATCGTGTTTTTGAAAGACAGCAAGAGCAGCAAAAAAATAAAAAGCTCACTTCCGAGGAGCGTGCGCGGTTACAAAAAGAGACCATCGATCTCTTAGTTCAGCGGGCCATGGTCCTCAACTTAGCAAAACGTCAGTCGATCACGGTGGCTCCCGCAGAAATTGCTGACTTCCTCATGCAAGTGCCTCAGTTTCAGGAAGACGGTAAGTTTTCACTGATCCGATACAAAGAGCTTCTTCGTGGACAAGGAATGGCTGAGTCTTTCTTTGAGCAGAATATCGCGGATGATTTAATTGTTCAAAAAATGAACACGTTCTATCAACAAGCCACTCACGAAGACGATTGGTTAGAGGCCCATGATGAGGCCATTGGAAAAACGACATTGAATTTGAGTTATGCTCGTTGGCCTTCGGCGAAGTTTGTGCAGAATGCGGAAGTCAGCGACGCCGAAGTGGCCGAATACGCCAAAAAACATGAAGCTGAACTTAAAAAAGAGTACGAAAAACTGAAAGCCACGGTTTACAACGAGGCCGAGCAAGTGAAGGCTCAACATATTTTGATTAAAACCTCACCGCAAATGCCAGAAGATAAGGCATTAGCTAAAATTAAGCAGGTCGCCGCAGAAATCCAAGGTGAAAACTTTGGAGATTTGGCCAAGAAATATAGCGATGACCCTGGTTCTAAAGCCAATGGGGGAGATCTCGGATTTTTCACTCGGGGCCGCATGGTGAAAGAGTTCGAAGAAACGGCATTCACATTAGCTCCCGGAAAAGTTTCAGAACCCGTAAAGACATCTTACGGCTACCACATCATCAAAGTGAACGATAAAAAGCCAGCGCGTCAGGTGCCATTTGACGAAGCGAAGATTAAAATGGCGATGCAAAAAGCCAAAGACGAAAAGCTGGCCAATGGCGTAAATACCTTCCGCGACGAAGTGGCCAAGGCGTCGGACGCCGAAGTTATGGAACTGGTCACGAAGCGGGGCGGAACTTGGGAAGACACAGGGGCGTTTACGTTAAATGATATGGCGATCCCTAAGATCGGTGGCTCTTTGTTGGAAAGCGATAGTCTGTTAGCGGCAGCTTCCAAACTTTCAGAAAAACACCCGGTGTCTAAGGACGTGGTTGAAAAAGATGGCTTCGTTTACGTTTTTAGATACAAGCCCGTGGATGGATCAAAATCAAACAGCGCAGCTCCACAAATGGCGGGAGCCGATTTCTTTAAAAAATTAATGGCACGTCAAGAGGCCATGGAAATGTATAATTCTTGGATGGCTCAACTCCGCGAAGAGTCTTCAGTTCAAATCAACGACAAGCTATTAGGTTTAAACTAA
- a CDS encoding S8 family serine peptidase — MRRSSLFGVLFILVGSTSFAQDYVAGEMIVKFKDSAQGKAGFASKSTSLGVNLKKSWGVLNLNHFTAKPGQNFEALLQNMKNDPNVEYAEPNYILVKQSTGLEGSPLTKEEVQQMVGPSGVSSKSGLSMMSSGYYQSDANIQVDEAWAVLRSTSPLTPIVAVIDTGVDYTHDVFVTTNAIWRNNAEIASNGIDDDGNGYIDDIRGWNFVANNNNPMDDENHGTHVSGIILGATQNIFASSLTAAKIKIMPLKFLDSQGSGATSDAIEAIYYAIDNGATVINASWGGGGYSQALLNAVIDSYNSKVTFAAAAGNAATNNDAAPTYPSNYYVPNLISIAATRDDDRLASFSNYGKSSVRIASPGQSILSTLPNDTYGYASGTSMATPLVAGILALMEREYGSPINGYQAAEILQANSNVGVGNIQDKVSSGARVNVLNAVQFMKTATVDSYQPDYASYAAARGIASGGDSGGGGCGLVKNVNGNETAGDLLSRALLMLMVLTPFVVAMALKRRRSEMENRRSHQRYKIESEVRISVGEKELVGSVSSISMGGVRINTEALLEHGGIIEMNIMSPDGKEKLQVMGKVVWSEERKAYGVAFNEMAAAQTSTVSGWTKKLMKSS, encoded by the coding sequence GTGCGTCGCTCGTCTTTATTTGGGGTTCTGTTTATTCTCGTAGGATCGACATCATTTGCGCAGGACTATGTTGCGGGGGAGATGATCGTTAAGTTTAAAGACTCAGCTCAAGGAAAAGCGGGATTTGCCAGCAAGTCCACATCTCTTGGGGTGAATCTTAAAAAGTCGTGGGGCGTTTTGAATTTAAATCATTTTACTGCCAAGCCCGGACAAAATTTTGAAGCTCTTCTGCAGAACATGAAAAATGATCCCAATGTGGAGTATGCGGAACCCAATTATATTCTCGTCAAGCAAAGCACAGGCCTTGAAGGATCCCCATTAACCAAAGAAGAAGTTCAACAGATGGTGGGTCCATCGGGTGTTTCGTCAAAGTCAGGATTGTCGATGATGTCCTCGGGATACTATCAGAGCGACGCGAACATTCAGGTCGATGAGGCGTGGGCCGTTCTTCGATCCACAAGTCCTCTGACTCCTATCGTCGCTGTGATCGATACAGGAGTGGATTACACGCACGATGTTTTTGTCACAACCAATGCCATTTGGCGAAATAATGCGGAAATCGCAAGTAATGGAATCGATGATGACGGAAACGGTTACATCGACGATATTCGCGGTTGGAACTTTGTCGCGAATAACAACAATCCGATGGATGATGAGAACCACGGGACTCATGTTTCAGGAATTATTCTCGGCGCCACTCAGAATATTTTTGCCTCGTCATTAACCGCTGCAAAAATTAAAATCATGCCACTTAAATTTTTGGACAGTCAGGGGAGCGGTGCCACCTCCGATGCCATTGAGGCTATTTATTATGCGATTGATAACGGAGCGACCGTGATCAACGCATCTTGGGGTGGTGGCGGATATAGCCAAGCGCTTCTCAATGCGGTGATCGATAGTTATAATTCTAAAGTGACCTTCGCGGCCGCAGCCGGCAATGCGGCGACCAACAACGACGCGGCACCGACCTATCCATCGAATTACTACGTTCCCAATTTAATTTCTATTGCGGCCACTCGAGACGATGATCGATTGGCTAGCTTTTCGAATTACGGGAAGAGCTCTGTAAGAATTGCGAGCCCTGGTCAAAGTATTTTAAGCACTTTACCCAACGATACCTATGGTTATGCCTCTGGAACAAGTATGGCCACTCCTCTGGTGGCAGGAATTTTGGCGTTGATGGAGCGGGAGTATGGTTCGCCAATTAACGGTTATCAGGCCGCAGAAATTCTTCAGGCAAACTCCAATGTGGGCGTGGGTAATATTCAAGACAAGGTGAGTTCAGGTGCGCGTGTGAACGTGCTCAATGCCGTTCAATTTATGAAAACAGCCACCGTTGATTCTTATCAGCCAGATTATGCATCTTACGCAGCGGCTCGAGGCATTGCTTCGGGTGGTGATTCGGGCGGCGGTGGTTGCGGTCTCGTTAAAAACGTCAACGGAAACGAAACTGCGGGCGATTTATTGAGTCGGGCTCTGCTGATGCTCATGGTCCTTACTCCTTTCGTCGTTGCTATGGCACTGAAAAGACGTCGCAGCGAAATGGAAAATCGTCGATCGCATCAACGTTATAAGATTGAGTCCGAAGTTCGCATCAGTGTGGGTGAAAAAGAACTCGTTGGTTCTGTCAGTTCGATCTCGATGGGTGGTGTGCGTATTAATACGGAAGCCCTCCTTGAGCACGGCGGCATTATCGAAATGAATATCATGAGTCCTGACGGCAAAGAGAAGCTTCAAGTGATGGGTAAAGTGGTGTGGTCTGAAGAACGCAAAGCTTATGGTGTGGCGTTTAACGAAATGGCCGCAGCGCAGACCTCCACCGTCTCCGGCTGGACCAAAAAGCTCATGAAGTCCTCTTAA